The following are from one region of the Paenibacillus sp. KS-LC4 genome:
- a CDS encoding MoxR family ATPase encodes MMIHSKYQTIAQQEDTDIWQELPQVLIHRMLQRVEGVLLGKRELVRQMFTALLAGGHVLLEDKPGVGKTVLAEACARVIGGEFKRIQFTSDMLPSDVLGGAVWDAARGELKYVTGPIMGNVVLADEINRASPRTQSALLEAMEERRITVDGETRSLPSPFMLIATQNPLRFEGTSRLPEAQLDRFMMRLSIGYPEPQFEQQLLEQYADGQRQEPHKIRPVLMPEEWLRMQREVRLAHVHPALIEYMVQVADASRKMPELSLAMSPRAGRDWLRAAQALAYLEGRGYVLPDDLLATGEAVLTHRLEVYPGAPGRMTAAQLVQQLLHTTPLPAAVLPQAAGGRR; translated from the coding sequence ATGATGATTCATTCAAAATATCAAACGATCGCTCAGCAGGAGGATACGGATATATGGCAAGAGCTGCCGCAGGTGCTAATACATCGTATGCTTCAGCGTGTGGAAGGCGTTCTGCTAGGCAAGAGAGAATTGGTCAGGCAAATGTTTACCGCGTTGCTGGCAGGTGGGCATGTGCTGCTTGAGGATAAGCCGGGGGTCGGCAAAACCGTGCTTGCAGAAGCCTGTGCTCGTGTCATTGGCGGGGAGTTCAAGCGCATTCAGTTCACATCGGACATGCTGCCTTCGGATGTGCTCGGCGGAGCGGTATGGGATGCGGCTAGAGGCGAGCTGAAGTATGTAACCGGCCCAATCATGGGCAATGTCGTGCTGGCGGATGAAATTAACCGTGCTTCTCCCCGCACGCAATCTGCCTTGCTTGAAGCGATGGAGGAGCGGCGGATTACGGTGGATGGAGAGACAAGGTCGCTCCCGTCGCCGTTTATGCTGATTGCTACGCAAAATCCGCTGCGTTTTGAAGGGACGAGCAGGCTGCCGGAGGCACAGCTCGACCGTTTTATGATGCGGCTGTCTATCGGGTATCCCGAGCCGCAGTTTGAGCAGCAATTGCTGGAGCAATATGCTGATGGGCAGCGGCAAGAGCCTCATAAAATCAGGCCCGTGCTTATGCCGGAGGAATGGCTGAGGATGCAGCGGGAAGTGCGCTTGGCCCACGTGCATCCTGCTCTGATTGAATACATGGTGCAGGTGGCGGACGCTTCGCGGAAAATGCCTGAGCTGTCGCTTGCGATGAGCCCGCGTGCCGGCAGGGACTGGTTGAGAGCGGCGCAGGCCTTAGCTTATTTAGAAGGCAGAGGTTATGTGCTGCCAGATGATTTGCTAGCGACAGGCGAAGCGGTGCTGACGCATCGGCTGGAGGTTTATCCAGGAGCGCCGGGGCGGATGACAGCAGCGCAGCTTGTACAGCAGCTGCTGCACACTACACCGCTGCCAGCCGCCGTGCTGCCGCAGGCTGCAGGAGGGCGGCGCTAA
- a CDS encoding DUF4132 domain-containing protein produces MITENREIEALVERFAEALSQEYSKNTDRSASIIDYVMGKAEEFPDLLPDSMQYAYRSMDLFEKLAKKDDGDVFFRAGALMLRMGLNASRSYYWQGYSLNICMGAEHYALGLAGKSKAGSQRLQALLPRMEKIHKFAGDKAIIDELKSRVSKCNFGKKEGGDTGIIINTLLLLKLYFLLDDSSTHQFNSQRLASEFPEILQAVLAEHTEQLRELLNAAVRQLLAASFKSKENQSVRELSVDFIKSQREKTIAARYPDLQLKENGEVTRIQFNQTLTQIHSALLYVINIKGGKQQFLDEPGDIGQLLLDAVRTLHEVYPLEVRYHLLVIDRRAKNSDELLEGIIPLNEPYELIERVSGELNSYMVPWNALQSYVLSAPDKALRAYEILRSAYYKAYLHKVLTDGGIALPTEAGTLTQAVFAVLRGQSEGGRHGLFLARYLEGETSFEDYWKDETNRSLFDPRNRDSKRRSLLIAVSFLPPESPYIRRLAILITRPECDALALVSEMYNSYTFSGQRLLELYGDDSEVDRERLLSGLLMLNGMRDYYYRSMPQSEYRSIIKNNLTDSLKQYKNLPTDSRLTVLDIAFEDRDALTLEQLTEAIRAGLLDSSKKASGAALAEFSRVPDKTLYLTLYRTEKKAAIKELVMDALRSVEGSKEAYEQLLSSEKSEDWRTLIQILLDTADLSPVHAHAALAEQADAKKTARLSWLSVKDLPDLMDLEGQQVDDRIKSYLMLQSLDHTTAPNERLNELRSYVDSGSLAHFAAELIQLWIQSGAPAKEKWVLYVGALFGDRRLIQILVPQIKEWTENSRGAMAAEAVKALSYLKEPAALMAIDKIKRTVKNKQVKGAAEEALQLAAENQGLTPEQLEDRLVTSLGFDDKGVQQFSYGERTFQVKVNRNLEVVVINEETGKPLKSLPAPGQKDNAELAAKAKAAFTLLKKDLKAMVGIQAQRLEESLSKQRLWTAEEWTALFVGNIVMQKFAVGLIWGVYEQGDLTDTFRYMEDGTFNTVDEDEYELAEGAKVGLIHPLELDQETLEGWKAQLDDYEIKQPFEQLNRQIHLLADGSQQSTEYEELPSSELSPTAFPKALEKFGWYKGQAQDGGWYSELYKDYGDFLAELRFSGTSITYYEGLEDVTLELLQFHANEKGQYSYYSDIPALALGKIPGRVFSETIYDILRASGR; encoded by the coding sequence ATGATAACGGAAAACCGCGAAATTGAAGCCTTGGTTGAAAGGTTTGCAGAAGCACTCTCCCAGGAGTATTCGAAAAATACGGACCGCAGCGCAAGCATCATTGATTATGTGATGGGCAAAGCAGAAGAGTTCCCGGATTTGCTGCCTGATTCGATGCAATATGCCTACCGTTCAATGGATCTGTTTGAGAAGCTTGCGAAGAAGGATGACGGCGATGTGTTTTTTCGTGCGGGTGCGCTCATGCTGCGAATGGGGCTCAATGCTAGCCGAAGCTATTATTGGCAGGGGTATAGCCTTAATATCTGCATGGGGGCCGAGCATTATGCTCTAGGACTGGCGGGAAAAAGCAAAGCGGGAAGCCAGCGCTTGCAGGCGCTGCTGCCACGAATGGAGAAAATACATAAATTTGCCGGAGATAAGGCGATTATAGATGAGCTGAAAAGCAGAGTTAGCAAGTGCAATTTTGGCAAAAAGGAGGGTGGAGATACAGGCATTATTATAAATACGCTGCTGCTTCTAAAGCTGTACTTCCTGCTTGATGATTCGTCGACCCATCAATTTAACAGCCAAAGACTGGCAAGCGAGTTTCCCGAAATACTGCAAGCGGTGCTGGCTGAACATACGGAGCAGCTGCGCGAGCTGCTGAATGCTGCGGTGAGGCAGCTCCTTGCAGCGTCCTTCAAATCAAAGGAGAACCAGTCCGTTCGGGAGCTAAGTGTGGATTTTATAAAGAGCCAACGTGAGAAAACGATTGCGGCTCGTTATCCCGATCTCCAACTAAAGGAGAACGGGGAAGTTACCCGTATTCAATTTAATCAGACATTGACCCAAATTCATAGCGCTTTGTTATATGTGATAAACATTAAAGGCGGCAAGCAGCAATTTCTCGATGAGCCGGGAGACATAGGCCAATTGCTGCTTGATGCAGTCAGAACGCTGCATGAAGTTTATCCGCTTGAAGTCCGCTATCATCTGCTTGTTATTGATAGACGTGCCAAAAATTCGGACGAGCTGCTGGAGGGCATTATTCCATTGAATGAGCCCTATGAGTTAATTGAAAGGGTAAGTGGCGAGCTCAATAGCTATATGGTGCCGTGGAATGCGCTGCAAAGCTACGTGCTTAGTGCGCCGGACAAGGCTTTGCGTGCTTATGAAATTTTACGTTCGGCGTATTACAAAGCGTATTTGCACAAGGTGCTCACAGATGGCGGGATCGCATTGCCGACAGAAGCGGGCACACTTACACAAGCGGTATTCGCGGTATTGAGGGGGCAATCGGAGGGAGGACGTCATGGTCTGTTTCTCGCCCGTTATTTAGAAGGGGAAACCTCCTTTGAGGATTATTGGAAGGATGAAACAAATCGCTCATTGTTCGATCCGAGGAACCGGGACAGCAAACGCAGAAGCCTGCTCATAGCTGTAAGCTTCTTGCCTCCCGAATCGCCCTATATAAGACGGCTGGCTATTCTAATTACAAGACCAGAATGCGATGCTCTGGCTCTCGTGTCGGAAATGTACAATTCCTATACGTTCAGTGGGCAAAGGCTGCTGGAGCTGTATGGGGACGATTCTGAGGTAGACCGTGAGCGCCTGCTTTCGGGACTGCTGATGCTTAATGGCATGAGAGATTATTACTACCGTTCCATGCCGCAAAGCGAATATCGCTCCATTATTAAAAATAATTTAACGGATTCACTGAAGCAATATAAAAATTTGCCTACCGATTCCCGGCTTACGGTGCTCGATATTGCCTTTGAGGATCGCGATGCTTTGACGCTTGAACAGCTGACGGAAGCAATCCGGGCGGGACTGCTGGATTCTTCTAAGAAGGCGAGCGGGGCTGCGCTGGCTGAATTCAGCCGAGTGCCGGACAAAACGTTATATTTAACGCTTTATCGCACCGAGAAGAAAGCAGCGATTAAAGAGCTGGTGATGGACGCTCTGCGCAGCGTGGAGGGGAGCAAGGAAGCTTACGAGCAATTGCTTTCATCGGAAAAAAGTGAGGACTGGCGCACGCTGATTCAAATTTTGCTGGATACGGCTGATTTAAGTCCTGTGCATGCCCATGCTGCTCTTGCCGAGCAAGCCGATGCCAAAAAAACAGCGCGTCTCAGCTGGCTGTCTGTGAAGGATTTGCCTGATTTAATGGATTTGGAGGGGCAGCAGGTAGATGACCGAATCAAGTCGTATTTGATGCTTCAATCGCTTGATCATACGACGGCACCGAATGAGCGGCTCAATGAACTGCGCTCTTATGTAGATAGCGGTTCGCTTGCCCATTTTGCAGCGGAGCTCATTCAGCTGTGGATTCAAAGCGGGGCGCCTGCGAAGGAAAAATGGGTGCTGTATGTTGGCGCATTGTTTGGCGACCGCCGGCTTATACAAATTTTAGTTCCACAAATTAAGGAGTGGACGGAAAATAGTCGCGGTGCGATGGCAGCGGAAGCGGTTAAAGCTCTATCCTATTTGAAGGAGCCTGCCGCATTAATGGCTATCGACAAAATCAAACGGACTGTAAAAAACAAGCAGGTGAAGGGCGCGGCGGAAGAGGCTTTGCAGCTGGCAGCGGAAAATCAAGGGCTTACGCCGGAGCAGCTTGAAGACCGCCTAGTCACGTCACTTGGTTTTGACGATAAAGGTGTTCAGCAATTCAGCTACGGCGAGCGTACCTTCCAGGTGAAGGTGAACCGTAATCTGGAGGTTGTCGTCATCAATGAAGAGACGGGCAAACCGCTGAAAAGCTTGCCTGCACCGGGGCAAAAGGATAATGCGGAGCTGGCAGCGAAAGCGAAGGCCGCTTTTACGCTGCTCAAAAAGGATTTAAAAGCAATGGTCGGCATCCAAGCGCAGCGGCTGGAGGAGTCGTTGTCCAAGCAGCGGCTGTGGACGGCCGAGGAATGGACAGCACTATTCGTGGGCAATATCGTCATGCAGAAGTTTGCCGTAGGTCTCATTTGGGGCGTGTATGAGCAGGGTGACCTGACGGATACGTTCCGTTATATGGAGGATGGCACCTTTAATACGGTAGACGAAGATGAATACGAGCTTGCTGAGGGTGCGAAAGTTGGTTTGATTCATCCGCTTGAGCTGGATCAGGAAACACTAGAGGGCTGGAAAGCCCAACTGGATGATTATGAAATCAAGCAGCCCTTTGAGCAGTTGAATCGCCAAATTCATCTCTTGGCAGATGGAAGCCAGCAAAGCACGGAATACGAGGAGCTGCCCAGTTCGGAGCTTTCGCCTACAGCTTTCCCTAAAGCGCTTGAGAAATTTGGCTGGTACAAAGGTCAGGCTCAGGATGGCGGCTGGTATAGCGAGCTGTATAAGGACTATGGTGATTTTCTTGCTGAGCTGCGTTTCAGCGGGACTAGCATTACCTATTACGAAGGACTGGAAGACGTTACGCTTGAGCTGCTGCAATTCCATGCGAATGAAAAAGGCCAATATAGCTACTACAGTGATATTCCAGCACTAGCTTTGGGCAAAATTCCGGGTCGTGTATTCAGTGAGACGATCTATGATATTTTGCGGGCTTCAGGACGCTAG
- a CDS encoding VWA domain-containing protein translates to MNRHDERSKLEHDYEHEHEEIGQASHALSASSGRTSAEALNRWRLILGEAAEEGLCEAEGYSAEHFSYTEMDELLAYLYDREYGEEQGYRKTGGRGASALTVPKWLHKVRELFPKQTVEILEKQALDRYGLTELLTDKKLLQSLEPNMNLLKNILQFKGRMKGDVLRSAKEIVRAVVEDLRQKLESQAKASILGKRSRYASSSVKSLRNLNVKKTISRNLKNYDRKKNRFVIDRLYFDGNVQPHNKWNIIIGVDESGSMLDSVIYSSVMASIFYKLNALRTHLFIFDTQVVDLTSRLEDPVDLLMNVQLGGGTHIAKALRYGETLIENPGKTIYILVSDLEEGYPIQHMYKACKDILDAGCKLLVLTALDFNGDSVYNKHAAQTLTNMGAHVAAITPNELADWIGDIIT, encoded by the coding sequence ATGAACAGGCATGATGAACGAAGTAAGCTGGAGCACGACTATGAGCATGAGCATGAGGAAATAGGGCAGGCCTCGCATGCTCTCTCCGCTTCCAGCGGCCGCACGTCAGCCGAGGCTTTAAATCGCTGGCGGCTTATTCTAGGCGAGGCTGCCGAGGAAGGCTTATGCGAAGCTGAAGGCTATTCGGCTGAACATTTTTCATATACGGAAATGGATGAGCTGCTTGCCTATTTGTATGATCGCGAATATGGGGAGGAGCAGGGGTACAGGAAAACAGGCGGGCGGGGAGCCTCCGCGCTTACCGTTCCCAAGTGGCTGCATAAGGTGCGTGAGCTGTTTCCGAAGCAGACGGTGGAGATATTGGAGAAGCAGGCGCTCGACCGTTATGGGCTGACCGAGCTGCTGACAGATAAGAAGCTGCTGCAATCGCTGGAGCCTAATATGAATTTGCTCAAAAACATCCTGCAATTCAAAGGACGGATGAAGGGCGATGTACTAAGAAGTGCTAAGGAGATCGTTCGTGCGGTAGTGGAAGATTTGCGCCAGAAGCTCGAATCACAGGCGAAAGCGAGCATACTCGGCAAGCGCAGCCGCTACGCTAGCAGCTCCGTGAAGTCACTGCGCAATTTGAATGTTAAGAAAACCATCTCAAGAAATTTGAAAAACTATGATCGCAAAAAAAACCGCTTCGTCATCGACCGTCTTTATTTCGACGGCAATGTGCAGCCGCATAACAAGTGGAACATTATTATTGGCGTGGATGAGAGCGGTAGCATGCTGGACTCGGTCATTTACAGCTCGGTTATGGCGAGTATTTTTTATAAGCTGAATGCCCTGCGAACGCACTTATTTATTTTTGATACTCAGGTTGTCGATTTAACGAGCAGGCTGGAGGACCCCGTGGACTTGTTGATGAACGTTCAACTGGGCGGCGGCACGCATATCGCCAAAGCGCTGCGCTATGGTGAGACACTCATTGAAAACCCAGGCAAAACGATTTACATTTTGGTCAGCGATTTGGAGGAGGGCTACCCGATCCAGCATATGTATAAGGCTTGCAAGGATATTTTGGACGCAGGCTGCAAGCTGCTCGTGCTGACCGCACTCGATTTTAACGGGGACTCTGTTTATAACAAGCATGCGGCTCAGACGCTCACCAATATGGGAGCTCATGTCGCGGCGATTACACCAAATGAGCTGGCCGATTGGATCGGCGATATTATAACTTAA
- a CDS encoding GyrI-like domain-containing protein: protein MNVLKEVVLKEREAFHVVGLKWEGTFAEAAAGGIKEVQKQLQQRVTEINHVRKRNQLLGLSYHMTSTGFTHYAAVQAEAVGCVPEGMYSFSIPHLTYAIYDHHANENIEESYKYVYNWIKQNGHKPLSDGLTHLELYPMSRDPYAPNPQFTILIPLAD, encoded by the coding sequence ATGAACGTTTTGAAAGAGGTGGTCCTTAAAGAGCGTGAAGCTTTTCACGTCGTAGGACTGAAATGGGAAGGCACCTTTGCCGAAGCGGCGGCAGGCGGAATTAAAGAGGTACAGAAGCAACTACAGCAGCGTGTGACGGAGATTAATCATGTAAGGAAGCGCAATCAGCTGCTCGGGCTTTCTTATCACATGACTAGCACGGGCTTTACTCATTATGCGGCCGTTCAGGCAGAGGCTGTAGGCTGTGTACCCGAAGGCATGTACAGTTTTTCTATCCCTCATCTGACCTATGCCATATACGATCATCATGCGAACGAAAACATAGAGGAATCCTACAAATACGTATATAACTGGATCAAGCAGAACGGGCATAAGCCGCTTTCCGATGGCCTGACGCATTTGGAGCTTTATCCAATGAGCCGTGACCCCTATGCTCCGAATCCGCAATTCACTATTCTCATCCCGCTTGCAGACTAG